One window from the genome of Anopheles merus strain MAF chromosome 3R, AmerM5.1, whole genome shotgun sequence encodes:
- the LOC121595887 gene encoding protein bark beetle isoform X2, translating into MKSHSRTRTVKQWKNRLKYRSAMMIGKLLPVLLVLYASVLVLPGQCQVEDVDDFGDQLHHPDRDVEHVPAPSSKEIITNHIVTDHSDGEGMGVGDSHYQDGENGVDGPGGRYTEIGGDVVLGEKILRASESPYSMRTDLEVERRARLIIEAGVTIHFAPMVGITVRGSVVAMGNAENKITLTTMPNTGYKDVPSDPREAGVRLVDGPSPLAGRLQLLNNGKWRSVCSNSKNWTIADYETTCRQLGFKGGRFWNWMDRIANYEPRLLYEEPRCLGTEGSLFDCAWPSRQVGSGVCDYHSDIGVQCLPLFDQVTPHWRGLKFENAESKETLSYNHVLYDSISLSQLRHVDIVRAGTGRGGSAEAAISVMGVPPVLEFVTIDHSSYTGINVTRHDAAFSFRNVTVRRSRGFGIFMNSSYGSAHLEGVTVAENGADGIRYVGHDLRADERTDRSKVFDFCTLTSTAWQIYPLQLSFEQSPFALSAKECARSFETAYGYVLTMHFVYFELARNESAQISVYDGMSESDRLLASWDMRNQTRPQSVTSTREKLFIKLRAEPRSAVLAHFRVTSGVTKAYDLNVTQGTIVDNGGRGIAVDNLRSQVHVHETTISNNRHAAGLHVTSGAGDVNVTHSTINYNQGDGINITYYGGNRNVSRSTIESNRGHGFAVWLNQTMKERREFLEFNQTTTIEYSHIVRNLEIGVLHGNFCGDSWVNVTGNLFNDSASDAVDIQSCWFETPDGRRMRLQIGHNNFEHSQRIAVVLNPILNLDGRIEFNHFTRGRYGALLTRNKPLEEFRPLPVRLIVQHNHFMNNEGIYVASLGLSPNTDSKTQWMLFTRNFVKGNRVKEAFGPLEDEGEGLGGEGRLNPRSRVAAPVVISSNNVDVFRNIISNQESRYEVGSQLSDQSKALNVTYNWLGNQDEEKIYDRLFHRKDRYDLAKIEYFPYLLHHSNPGTQTIAQYQKFVPFFHKEGSERIGGEVDGQEILPAGSYTVERDINVRPGGKLILNSGVILNFAPSVGMMVTGKLEARGRAPDDILFTLKREAVMLENETTEAIVDDQEFAMDIETESIVEKVPHEPQTPKVPVRLVGGANDHEGRLQVYTEGVWGTVCDYGWTITNAALVCHQLGLALNPMDWRLQRSEVPGAGTTEDVLLSNVRCTEHDIDITKCRAERASQGDFENSCGHENDVGVRCYEGAWAGLRFGVLAERADLQYVTIEKAGLFDYVTNTFKPALQMDLARHNLDSVRVVENLQDGLGIIYSDIYAGSSVNNVKNSEFSANRGNGISIKQLGLKVQGSIIKDNRGSGINHDQVVSSLEQREITSWFNMVPDFNVDDSDYRPILVPEGGTTNIDIDQWQIKHLITTPVRTSEPVERKIIIQCQPGYVIGVQLLNPIENRSTENIWIHDSLTGSTESDIWQVKRDLSVFPLTTSSYGAILQYRSGTNALGGAVLVLRSIQAPIQNIYNRIVRGPVPTLQITSTKIQRNFRGITGTYYNRYLGESGELYLRKANESIKLINCEISHNREEAVFIHSPFWDVHVSNISEITVHINNSLVRDNGRGIRQFSKDLRSSNNLFHYVLQDTTVESNSYGGLELSLPYVWQYNENFTHSVFLGNDTWARNRKFGILIDGHYAAINISSNIFTENVCAQGVIGFRGMEKKMRIDNNRITRNYGSYMVEFRSDSQSEILGEIPALLAFNQIESNEELKDTRSSMRNFIRGERNNANDPTCVIGFGGVQKVQIYRNVISNNQQDYDLIAGVKSARLRNYLDARENWWGSADELHIRRRIFDFDDWNNHAEALYRPYLIEDIIDGSVSVSEGPSPPVDLNALGGRILEDLSIFRRELPYVIRSDITVMPGVTLSIFPGVVMEFAPNVGILVLGTLLARGTSDAEIVMKPIESASEGMHRVERSLENMVNYDSIRLCTNRNCSQGDGESERAKEGFLEYYNHTTLQWIPICDRRFTERNAQVVCRELGYDPLDVFFGHDRRIEFHTNSLTRIWSWVEPMECHGDELRLEECPERLNGQLYGRRHECQWDSEFVFISCNGESEQRNYWGGIRFANQDFEASMYEHRLHDTHTHTTARPVESVMDFVRIQRAGLLHGEKSPAIQTIATNPSISSVSIRDSAHHGVNLISPTNAIHLNHLQILRSLGQGINAISLTGEGRESDESSYSPLKDLDLPYNLFSLVDICDTNKEITLEERVLVYYKYDNNPVNCVKIFKSAYRVKPLGFRLLQSNLFNHSKEYGRRDMIQLMDGDIYNVSARIIGTVDADSDNQKRLFRTREPALSVRLIASGAPARHGFIAEVVTLPISAIGFNRDAQHNISNTEIQGCVGGALQYTSVGEVSPILTLERNRIMNNCRQLYGNFSSCESAIRIDVQNMQSLHFRNNLIQANQGGLSIRADSRGSATSLRGWIHHNLFARNRNRPAIYVDGRQSSPYQEVIIHNNYITQNDATFRDVVVLRQVVSNFTYNYVHRNRGLRIVQVSGFDRVRLPIYQTTTHNGFYDNVATDWEGRATIVAGTAGQHYVDNIFANPDNDYEIITVNRSITLDVWKTKIDARHNYWSYNETLAVSSRIRDRFDDPQLLEVSFLPLHMNNLTVLDGKCPPGWTLLIDTCYMYVGAPMSFREARDFCRSDNASLPFISGDADALWMFIEQQSRYLRNYERVWVQDANYIDRCTSFLYQSVEVEECHNRHAFLCEIDPKVEIDPLHWTASIEVIGIIVALALVIVLICIVCVCWCQKSRYRQAQRLQRRNSIRQSMRSLNSIDPQGSLRRRNYAMSRSTDTLRTATTNDYKRMASNGSIESVDKSVLSTETSYDVYDQKQKQQYSNEYAEQLKSQLGYSESNGAPSEYIQASQANGATPAKTKVYGLPEYSSHGGSIALELAFRNEGFRDTSTTYSGVTRQNSLSTAINEESPIIHAPGGEEEMLEETGSDYYGNSSTLPMRVQDKLSFLHELKQHLPEYEPPTASVSHSSFQPARSSQTESLVGGVNGAAIPYSVQRSPPARPAPPVVPPMGHVYQQPSIQVRRPAPPEPEQMRRPDSYIKAVKKYATPGRERDSILPPPRTDSQQQQRPKTLYESSGEQLDPAPSMPPAGGSRSNYARSKSEALLETNFDGTPGVDGQPVLSADSRSYSQPLETAM; encoded by the exons ATGAAGAGCCACAGCCGCACGCGGACTGTGAAACAGTGGAAAAATCGTCTAAAATATCGATCGGCAATGATGATCGGCAAGTTGCTGCCAGTGTTGTTGGTGCTATACGCGAGTGTTCTTGTGCTACCGGGTCAGTGTCAGGTGGAGGATGTGGATGACTTCGGCGACCAGCTGCATCATCCCGATCGGGATGTGGAGCATGTGCCAGCGCCGAGTAGTAAAGAAATCATCACGAATCACATCGTAACCGACCACAGCGACGGGGAGGGAATGGGTGTTGGTGATTCACACTATCAAGACGGCGAGAATGGTGTGGACGGGCCGGGCGGACGGTACACCGAAATCGGCGGAGATGTGGTGCTGGGCGAGAAGATTCTCCGTGCCTCGGAAAGCCCGTACTCGATGCGGACAGATCTGGAGGTGGAACGGCGTGCGCGACTCATCATCGAGGCCGGCGTTACGATCCACTTTGCACCGATGGTCGGCATTACGGTGCGCGGCTCGGTAGTGGCAATG GGTAATGCGGAGAATAAAATTACACTCACCACAATGCCCAACACGGGCTACAAGGATGTGCCTTCCGATCCCAGGGAGGCCGGCGTGAGATTGGTCGATGGTCCAAGCCCACTCGCTGGACGTCTGCAGCTGCTCAACAACGGCAAATGGCGATCTGTTTGTTCCAACTCCAAGAA cTGGACCATTGCGGACTATGAAACGACCTGCCGGCAGCTGGGCTTCAAGGGCGGTCGATTCTGGAACTGGATGGACCGCATTGCCAACTACGAACCGCGCCTACTGTACGAGGAGCCTCGCTGTCTCGGTACGGAAGGTTCGCTCTTCGATTGTGCCTGGCCGTCGAGGCAGGTCGGTTCGGGCGTTTGCGACTACCACAGTGACATTGGTGTGCAGTGTTTGCCACTGTTTGACCAGGTGACGCCTCACTGGCGTGGGCTGAAGTTCGAGAATGCCGAAAGCAAAGAGACACTGTCCTACAATCACGTGCTGTACGATTCCATTTCCCTGTCCCAGCTGCGGCATGTGGACATTGTGCGTGCTGGCACGGGCCGTGGAGGATCGGCCGAAGCAGCGATCAGTGTGATGGGTGTCCCGCCGGTACTGGAGTTTGTCACGATCGATCACTCGTCTTACACCGGGATCAATGTGACGCGTCACGATGCTGCCTTCAGCTTCCGCAATGTAACGGTACGCCGGAGCCGTGGATTCGGTATCTTCATGAACTCAAGCTACGGATCGGCCCATCTGGAGGGTGTCACGGTGGCGGAGAATGGTGCGGACGGGATACGGTACGTGGGGCACGATTTGCGCGCCGACGAACGGACCGATCGCAGCAAGGTGTTTGATTTCTGTACGCTCACCTCAACGGCGTGGCAGATCTATCCGCTGCAACTGTCGTTCGAGCAGTCACCGTTTGCACTGTCGGCGAAGGAGTGCGCACGATCGTTCGAAACCGCGTACGGGTACGTGCTGACGATGCACTTCGTGTACTTCGAGCTGGCCCGGAACGAGTCCGCCCAGATCTCGGTGTACGATGGGATGTCGGAAAGTGATCGGTTGCTAGCTTCGTGGGATATGAGGAATCAAACGCGCCCGCAGAGTGTTACCAGCACGCGGGAAAAGCTGTTCATCAAGCTGCGGGCTGAGCCCAGATCGGCTGTGCTGGCGCACTTCCGTGTAACGTCTGGCGTTACGAAGGCGTACGATTTGAACGTAACGCAGGGTACGATCGTGGATAATGGTGGGCGTGGCATTGCGGTGGATAATTTAAGATCCCAGGTGCATGTGCACGAGACGACGATCAGCAACAATCGGCATGCAGCTGGGCTGCACGTTACGAGCGGTGCCGGTGACGTTAACGTAACGCACTCGACGATCAACTACAATCAAGGCGATGGCATTAACATCACGTACTACGGTGGCAATAGAAACGTTTCGCGCAGCACGATTGAATCGAACCGCGGACATGGGTTTGCCGTGTGGCTCAATCAAACGATGAAGGAGAGGCGCGAATTTTTGGAGTTCAATCAAACGACTACGATCGAGTACTCGCACATCGTGCGCAATCTGGAGATAGGTGTGCTGCACGGTAACTTCTGCGGAGATTCTTGGGTGAACGTGACGGGGAATCTGTTCAACGACAGTGCGAGCGATGCGGTAGACATACAGTCTTGCTGGTTTGAAACGCCGGACGGTAGGCGGATGAGGTTGCAGATAGGACATAACAACTTCGAGCACTCTCAGCGCATTGCGGTCGTGCTTAACCCGATCCTGAACCTGGACGGTAGGATAGAGTTCAATCATTTCACCCGCGGACGATACGGTGCACTGCTGACGCGCAACAAACCACTGGAGGAGTTCCGACCGTTGCCGGTGCGTTTGATCGTGCAGCACAATCACTTTATGAATAATGAGGGCATCTACGTGGCATCGTTGGGGTTGTCACCGAACACGGACAGCAAAACGCAGTGGATGCTGTTTACGCGCAACTTTGTGAAGGGAAATCGCGTGAAGGAAGCGTTCGGACCGTTGGAAGATGAAGGCGAAGGACTTGGCGGAGAGGGACGGTTGAATCCACGATCGCGCGTTGCCGCACCGGTGGTAATTTCCTCCAACAATGTGGACGTGTTCCGGAACATCATCTCGAACCAGGAGTCCCGGTACGAGGTCGGTTCGCAGCTGTCCGACCAGAGCAAGGCACTGAACGTGACGTACAACTGGTTGGGCAATCAGGACGAGGAAAAGATCTACGATCGGCTGTTCCATCGGAAGGATCGGTATGATCTGGCAAAGATTGAGTACTTCCCATATCTGTTGCACCACTCTAACCCGGGCACGCAGACGATCGCACAGTATCAAAAGTTTGTTCCGTTCTTCCACAAGGAGGGCAGCGAGCGGATTGGAGGTGAAGTTGATGGGCAGGAAATACTGCCCGCAGGGAGCTACACGGTGGAGCGTGACATTAATGTGAGACCCGGTGGAAAATTGATTCTGAACTCGGGAGTAATCCTGAACTTTGCACCGAGCGTCGGTATGATGGTGACGGGAAAACTGGAAGCTAGAGGACGCGCTCCAGACGATATTCTGTTCACGCTGAAACGAGAAGCGGTAATGCTGGAGAATGAAACGACCGAAGCGATCGTAGATGATCAAGAGTTTGCGATGGACATCGAGACAGAATCGATCGTGGAAAAGGTACCGCACGAACCGCAAACTCCGAAAGTCCCCGTCCGACTTGTCGGTGGTGCTAACGATCACGAAGGTCGGTTGCAGGTGTATACCGAGGGTGTTTGGGGTACGGTGTGTGACTACGGGTGGACCATCACAAATGCGGCGTTGGTTTGTCATCAGCTTGGATTGGCGTTGAATCCGATGGATTGGAGATTACAGCGCTCCGAAGTTCCTGGTGCTGGTACGACGGAAGATGTTCTACTGTCGAATGTACGCTGTACCGAGCATGATATCGACATTACAAAGTGTCGTGCCGAGCGTGCATCGCAAGGAGACTTTGAGAACTCGTGTGGACATGAGAATGACGTCGGCGTACGATGCTACGAAGGTGCCTGGGCTGGTCTTCGGTTCGGTGTGCTGGCAGAACGAGCGGACCTACAGTACGTTACGATCGAGAAGGCCGGTCTGTTCGATTACGTGACCAACACGTTCAAGCCGGCACTGCAGATGGACCTGGCTCGCCACAATCTGGACAGTGTACGCGTGGTGGAGAACCTCCAGGATGGGCTGGGCATCATCTACTCCGACATCTACGCCGGATCGTCGGTGAACAATGTGAAGAATTCGGAATTTTCCGCCAACCGTGGCAACGGGATCAGCATCAAGCAGCTCGGTCTCAAGGTGCAGGGTAGCATCATCAAGGATAATCGCGGGTCGGGCATCAATCACGATCAGGTGGTGTCGTCACTGGAGCAGCGCGAAATCACTAGCTGGTTTAATATGGTGCCCGACTTTAATGTGGACGATTCGGACTACCGACCGATCCTGGTGCCGGAAGGTGGCACCACCAACATCGACATCGACCAGTGGCAGATCAAGCATCTGATCACGACGCCGGTACGCACGAGCGAACCAGTGGAGCGGAAGATCATCATCCAGTGTCAGCCGGGGTACGTAATCGGCGTTCAGCTGCTGAACCCGATCGAGAACCGATCGACGGAGAACATTTGGATACACGATTCGCTCACGGGCAGTACCGAGTCGGACATTTGGCAGGTGAAGCGTGATCTGTCGGTGTTCCCGCTGACGACGAGCAGCTACGGTGCGATCTTGCAGTATCGCAGCGGTACGAACGCGCTCGGTGGTGCCGTTTTGGTGCTTCGCTCGATCCAAGCACCGATACAGAACATTTACAACCGTATTGTGCGTGGCCCGGTTCCAACGCTTCAGATAACGTCTACGAAGATACAGCGCAACTTCCGCGGTATTACGGGCACGTACTACAATCGCTATCTGGGTGAGTCCGGCGAACTGTATCTCCGAAAGGCAAACGAATCGATCAAGCTAATCAACTGCGAGATCAGTCACAACAGGGAGGAGGCCGTGTTTATCCATTCACCGTTCTGGGATGTGCACGTGAGCAACATTTCCGAGATAACGGTGCACATCAACAACAGTCTTGTGCGGGACAATGGGCGTGGCATACGGCAATTCTCGAAGGATTTGCGCTCGTCCAACAATCTGTTCCACTACGTGCTGCAAGACACGACGGTCGAGAGCAACTCGTACGGTGGGTTGGAACTCAGCCTACCTTATGTGTGGCAGTACAACGAAAACTTTACGCATTCCGTGTTTCTGGGCAATGATACCTGGGCCCGCAATCGGAAGTTTGGCATCCTAATCGATGGCCATTATGCGGCGATTAACATCTCTTCGAACATCTTCACAGAGAACGTATGTGCGCAGGGTGTGATCGGTTTCCGGGGGATGGAAAAAAAGATGAGGATTGATAACAATCGGATCACGAGGAACTATGGCAGCTATATGGTGGAGTTCCGGTCGGACAGTCAGAGCGAGATTCTGGGCGAGATACCGGCCCTGTTGGCATTCAATCAGATCGAAAGCAACGAGGAGCTGAAAGACACGCGGTCCTCGATGCGCAACTTCATCCGGGGTGAACGTAACAATGCAAACGATCCGACATGTGTGATCGGGTTTGGAGGAGTGCAGAAGGTACAGATCTATCGCAATGTGATCTCGAACAATCAGCAGGATTACGATTTGATTGCGGGCGTGAAGTCAGCCCGGTTGAGGAACTATCTGGATGCGCGCGAGAATTGGTGGGGTAGTGCGGACGAGTTGCACATTCGCAGGCGGATCTTTGACTTTGACGATTGGAACAATCACGCGGAGGCACTGTACCGGCCGTACCTGATCGAGGACATCATCGATGGCAGTGTGTCGGTGAGTGAGGGTCCGAGTCCGCCGGTCGATTTAAATGCGCTTGGTGGTCGAATTTTGGAAGATCTATCAATCTTCCGGCGGGAGTTGCCGTATGTCATACGTTCGGACATTACCGTCATGCCCGGGGTGACGTTAAGCATCTTCCCCGGCGTTGTGATGGAGTTTGCACCGAATGTAGGTATTCTGGTGCTTGGAACATTGCTAGCCCGTGGTACCAGTGATGCAGAAATTGTGATGAAACCGATCGAAAGTGCCTCGGAAGGAATGCACCGTGTGGAACGATCGTTGGAGAACATGGTCAACTACGATTCAATCCGTCTCTGCACCAACCGGAACTGCTCACAAGGTGATGGCGAAAGCGAACGGGCAAAGGAAGGCTTCCTGGAGTACTACAATCACACCACACTGCAATGGATTCCGATTTGTGATCGGCGGTTTACGGAGCGCAATGCACAGGTCGTCTGCCGAGAGCTTGGGTACGATCCGCTGGATGTATTCTTCGGGCACGATCGGAGGATTGAGTTCCACACTAACTCGCTGACCCGCATTTGGTCGTGGGTTGAACCAATGGAGTGTCACGGCGACGAGCTGCGGCTCGAGGAGTGTCCCGAGCGGCTAAACGGTCAGCTTTACGGCCGCCGTCACGAATGCCAGTGGGATTCGGAGTTTGTTTTCATCAGCTGCAATGGGGAGTCAGAGCAGCGCAACTACTGGGGAGGAATACGCTTCGCTAATCAAGATTTCGAAGCGAGCATGTACGAACACCGCCTTCATGATACGCACACCCACACGACGGCACGGCCAGTCGAGAGCGTGATGGACTTTGTGCGCATCCAGCGAGCGGGACTGCTGCACGGAGAGAAGTCACCGGCGATTCAAACGATCGCCACGAACCCCAGCATCAGCTCGGTTTCGATCAGGGACAGTGCACATCATGGCGTGAATCTGATCTCGCCGACCAATGCTATCCACCTGAACCATCTGCAGATCTTGCGCAGTCTCGGACAGGGCATCAATGCGATTTCGCTGACGGGTGAGGGTCGCGAGAGTGACGAATCGAGTTACAGCCCGCTGAAGGATCTCGATCTGCCGTACAATCTGTTCTCGCTGGTGGACATCTGCGACACGAACAAGGAAATTACGCTCGAGGAGCGCGTGCTGGTGTACTATAAGTATGATAACAATCCAGTTAATTGTGTGAAGATCTTCAAGAGTGCGTACAGGGTGAAGCCGCTAGGCTTTCGATTGCTGCAGTCCAATCTGTTCAACCACTCGAAGGAGTATGGACGGCGGGACATGATCCAGCTGATGGATGGTGATATCTATAATGTGTCTGCGCGCATTATAGGGACAGTCGATGCGGATTCGGACAATCAAAAGCGACTGTTCCGCACGAGGGAACCGGCACTGAGCGTGCGGCTAATTGCTAGTGGAGCACCGGCACGACATGGATTCATTGCGGAGGTCGTAACACTTCCGATTTCAGCCATTGGATTCA ATCGTGACGCACAgcacaacatttccaacacGGAGATACAGGGCTGTGTCGGTGGTGCGCTGCAGTACACATCCGTTGGTGAGGTGTCCCCAATACTGACGCTGGAACGGAACCGAATCATGAACAACTGTCGGCAGCTGTACGGGAACTTCTCTTCGTGCGAGTCTGCCATCAGGATCGATGTTCAGAACATGCAATCATTACATTTCAGG AACAATCTAATCCAGGCCAACCAAGGTGGTCTCTCCATTCGGGCCGATTCTCGCGGCTCAGCTACATCGCTGCGTGGCTGGATCCATCACAACCTGTTCGCCCGCAATCGCAACCGACCGGCGATCTACGTCGATGGACGACAGTCCTCCCCTTACCAGGAGGTGATCATACACAACAACTACATCACCCAGAACGATGCCACCTTCCGGGATGTGGTGGTGCTGCGCCAGGTCGTCTCCAACTTCACCTACAACTACGTGCACCGGAACAGGGGACTGCGGATCGTGCAGGTGTCCGGGTTCGATCGTGTACGGCTGCCCATTTACCAAACGACGACACACAACGGATTTTATGA TAACGTGGCCACCGATTGGGAAGGACGGGCAACGATCGTCGCCGGTACGGCCGGGCAACACTACGTGGACAATATTTTCGCCAACCCGGACAACGATTACGAAATCATCACCGTCAATCGTTCGAT CACGCTGGACGTGTGGAAGACGAAAATCGACGCCCGGCACAACTACTGGAGCTACAACGAAACGCTCGCGGTTAGTTCGCGCATCCGCGATCGCTTCGACGATCCGCAGCTGCTGGAGGTGTCCTTCCTGCCGCTGCACATGAACAATCTGACGGTGCTGGACGGGAAGTGCCCTCCCGGCTGGACACTGCTCATCGATACCTGCTACATGTACGTCGGTGCACCGATGAGCTTCCGGGAGGCGCGTGACTTCTGCCGATCGGACAATGCCTCGCTGCCGTTCATCAGTGGCGATGCCGACGCGCTGTGGATGTTTATCGAGCAGCAGTCACGCTATCTGCGCAACTATGAGCGGGTTTGGGTGCAGGATGCGAACTATATCGATCGCTGCACCTCCTTCCTGTACCAGAGCGTCGAGGTGGAGGAGTGCCACAATCGGCACGCGTTCCTGTGCGAAATCGATCCAAAG GTGGAGATTGATCCACTGCACTGGACGGCTAGCATCGAGGTGATCGGAATTATTGTCGCGCTGGCGCTGGTCATTGTGCTGATCTGcatcgtgtgtgtttgctggtgCCAGAAGTCACGCTACCGCCAGGCTCAACGGCTGCAGCGACGCAACAGCATCCGCCAGAGCATGCGCAGCCTGAACAGCATTGATCCGCagggatcgcttcgcagaagAAATTAT GCAATGTCACGATCGACCGACACACTGCGAACAGCCACAACGAACGACTACAAACGCATGGCCTCGAACGGTTCGATCGAGTCCGTCGACAAGAGCGTGCTCAGCACCGAAACCAGCTACGACGTGTACGATCaaaagcagaagcagcagtacAGCAACGAGTACGCCGAGCAGCTGAAAAGCCAGCTCGGTTACAGCGAAAGCAACGGCGCCCCATCGGAGTACATCCAGGCCAGCCAGGCGAACGGGGCCACCCCGGCCAAAACCAAAGTGTACGGTTTGCCCGAATACAGCAGCCACGGGGGTAGCATCGCGCTGGAGCTTGCCTTCCGCAACGAAGGCTTCCGGGACACGTCCACCACCTACTCGGGCGTGACGCGCCAAAACTCGCTCAGCACTGCCATCAACGAGGAGTCGCCCATCATCCATGCGCCGGGCGGCGAGGAGGAGATGCTGGAAGAGACCGGCTCCGACTACTACGGCAACTCGAGCACACTGCCCATGCGCGTGCAGGACAAGCTTTCCTTCCTGCACGAGCTGAAGCAGCATCTGCCCGAATACGAACCGCCGACCGCTTCCGTCAGCCACAGCAGCTTTCAGCCGGCCCGCAGCTCGCAAACCGAATCACTGGTCGGTGGTGTGAACGGTGCCGCCATCCCGTACAGTGTGCAGCGAAGCCCACCGGCAAGGCCAGCGCCGCCAGTCGTCCCACCGATGGGTCACGTGTACCAGCAACCGTCGATACAGGTGCGCCGGCCAGCACCGCCCGAGCCGGAACAGATGCGCCGGCCGGATTCGTACATCAAGGCGGTCAAGAAGTATGCCACACCGGGCCGGGAGCGTGACTCCATACTGCCACCGCCACGCACcgacagccagcagcagcagcggcccaAGACACTGTACGAATCGTCCGGCGAACAGCTGGACCCAGCGCCATCGATGCCACCGGCCGGCGGGTCGCGGTCGAACTACGCACGGTCCAAATCGGAAGCGCTGCTCGAGACGAACTTCGACGGTACGCCCGGTGTCGACGGCCAGCCGGTGCTGAGTGCGGACAGTCGAAGCTACTCGCAACCACTCGAAACTGCAATGTAA